Within Micromonospora parathelypteridis, the genomic segment GGTCGCGCCCGGCTTCTTCGCCTCGGAGATGTCCGCCGTGCTCGGCCCCACCCAGCTCGACCAGATCGTGCGCCGCACCCCGACCGGTCATCTGACCGAGCCGGCGGAGGTCGCGCCGGTGGTGCGGATGCTGCTGCTTCAGCACACCAACATCAACGGCCAGGTCATCGTGGTGGACGGTGCCGCCTCCATCTGACCTGGACCGGCTGGTCCGGCCCCGTCCGGTGCCGGGGCTGCTCGCCGTCGCCGAACGGCACCTGCGTATCGGCGCCCCCGCCGACCTGACCGACGCGATGACCCGCAGTCACCTCGACGACGGGCGCTGCGTCGGCTGGTACGGCCCGCGGACGCCGGGGTGGCGGGTGGCCGTCGACGCCGAACGCGCGGATGCCCCGGTGCCCCCGGCGTTGGCCCGTCGGTTCGGGGTGGAGGACTTCTGGGCGCGGTGGACCCGTGCGGAGTGCTGTTGCAAGCTGGCCGACGTCCCGGTGGCGGCATGGTGGCGTCGCCACGGTTTGAGTACGCCGGCCGACGGGTCGGCCGTCTGGCGCACCCTCTGGCTGGCCGACCTGGTGGTCACCGTCGGCTTCGTCCCGGCACCGGGCACCGTGCCGATGGCGCGGCTGAGTCACCAGGTGGCTGGGTAGCACGACCTCTGACGAGCTCGGGTGGCCTGTCCAGTAGGTGCCTGTAGAGCTGCCCCCGATATGGGGCAGCCCTCGCGGTCGAACGTCCGCCCCGAACGTCCGACCGCGAGGGCTGCCCGGAACGTCCGCCCCGAACCCGTGCGCTCAGCGGTAGCGGGCTGCCCGCCCCATGTGCGGGGCAGCTCTACAGGCGCTGGCCCACCCGACTTGCCCTACCGGGCTGGCTGGGGCGGGCCGATCGTGCCCGCTCGGCCAGCGCAGCCCGGGCTGCCGGTCAGATCAGGTCCCAGCTGAGGGGGGTCCCGCGCGGGACGTCGGTGGCGAAGGTGCGGCCCAGCACCCGGTCGATCTCCACGGGCGGCAGGCCGCCGGCGGGCCGGATCGACCGCACGTTCTGCGCTGTCACCGGGTCACCGGCGCGGACGTCCTCGACCACGAAGAGGGAACGGCGGAACCGCAGCCCCTCCTGCTCGGCCGGGGTCGGGCCGATCGCGGTGCCACCGAGCGCCGCGTACGCGCGACCGGACTCGGCGACCAGGGCCGCGAGCTCGGCCGGGTTCAGGGAGAAGTCCGAGTCGACACCGCCGTCGGCCCGGTCCAGGGTGACGTGCTTCTCGATGAAGCAGGCGCCGAGCGCCACCGAGGCGACCGCCACCCCGATGCCGGGCGTGTGGTCGGAGAGCCCGACCGGCACGTCGAACGCGCCGGCCAGCACCGGAAGCCGGCGCAGGTTGCTGTCGGCCGGCGGAGCCGGGTAGGACGCGGTGCAGGCCAGCAGGACGATGCCCGCCGCGCCTCCGTCACGGGCGGTGCGCACCGCGGCGTCGATCTCGGCGACCGTCGCCATCCCCGTGGAGATCACCATCGGCTTGCCGGTGCTGGCCACGAGCCGGATCAGCGGCAGGTCGACCAGCTCCGAAGAGGCGATCTTGTACGCGGGCGCGTCCAGCGACTCCAGCAGCTCCACGGCGGTGGCGTCGAACGGCGACGAGAAGACGGTCAGGCCACGTTCGCGGGCCCGCTCGAAGATCGGGGCGTGCCACTCGTACGGGGTGTGCGCGCGCTCGTAGAGGCGGTACAGGTTCTCCCCGCCCCACAGCTCGTGCCCGCTGGAGATCCGGAACGCCGGGGTGTCGACGTCGATCGTGATGGTGTCCGGCCGGTACGTCTGGAGCTTCAGCGCGTGCGCACCGCTCTCGGCCACCGCGTCGACGATGGCCAGCGCCCGGTTCAGATCGCCGTTGTGGTTGCCGGACATCTCGGCGACCACGAACGGTCGCTCCCCGGCACCGACCACGTGCGGTCCGATCTTGATTGTCGCCGTCATTCCGACCTCTGCTCAGGTACGCCCGCACCGGGGTGCGGTGGTGCTGTCGTCGTCCACCCGGCGGGCGGACGACCTGGAAAACCAGGGCGCCGGGAGCCGACCCGGCTCCCGGCGTGGTGTGCGGTGGGGGCGGTCACTGCAGGCGGCCCCCGGCCAGCGCGTCGCGCCGCTCGGTCGTGGCGAGCCCGTCGTCCCGCATCGTCGCGGCGCCCGCCCCTCGGCCCGGGTCCTCGTCGGCGTTGACCGGGGCGGTGCCGGCGCCAACCGCTGGGCCGCTCCGACGGAGCCGACCAGCGACCCGGTGCGCCTGGCGCAACGCCGAGTACGCCAGCCAGTCACCGCGCCCGACGAGGCGGTGCTTGAGCCCGGTCACGCCCGAGGGCAGCGGGTAGCCGCCGGTGGGCAGGTACCGACGGTAGTGCTCGGCGGCCCGGTGGAAGAAGTCCCGCCGCAGGTGCGGGTGCAGCCGGTCGTCGTTGCCGACGACCACCAGGTAGTGGCTGATCATCAGCTGGAACAGCTCGGCCTGCAACCCCTCGTCCGGGTGCTTGCGCTCGACCCAGTCCAACAGCCGCTCGTACTGGTCGAACGCGTCGAAGTGCCGGCCGCTGCGGGTGGAGGTGATCGCGCCCTGCCGACCCTGCCGGTACAGGTAGCAGACCCGGTCCAGCACGGAGATCTTCTCCGCACCGATCAGCAGCGGATGGCTGAACGGGATGTCCTCGTACCAGCCGGGGAAGAAGCACAGCTCCAGTTCGTCCAGGAAGTCCCGGCGGACCACCTTGTTCCAGGCGGTGTGCTGTACCCGCAGTAGCTGCGGTTGGTCGTCCAGGCGGGTCACGGCGGGAATTCCGCGCAGCAGGTGACTGCTGGCGTCGACCTCCCGCCGGCCGTCCTCGTGCACCCGCAGGTGGTCCAGCATCAGCACGTCGGGCTGGTGCTGGCGCAGCCGGTCCAGCACCGCGGGGATCGTGCCCGGCGGCAACCAGTCGTCGCTGTCGATGAACCAGACGTACCGGCCGGTGGCCACGTCGAGCCCGGCGTTGCGGGCCAGCCCCAGGCCCACGTTGCTGCTCAGGTGCACGACGCGCACACCGTCACGGCCGGCGGCGT encodes:
- a CDS encoding glycosyltransferase family 2 protein — translated: MVNEPTHAPLLSIVVPVYGVEAYLYQCLESIRADVPVGESEPVELIAVDDASPDGCGDMLRSYAAGRDGVRVVHLSSNVGLGLARNAGLDVATGRYVWFIDSDDWLPPGTIPAVLDRLRQHQPDVLMLDHLRVHEDGRREVDASSHLLRGIPAVTRLDDQPQLLRVQHTAWNKVVRRDFLDELELCFFPGWYEDIPFSHPLLIGAEKISVLDRVCYLYRQGRQGAITSTRSGRHFDAFDQYERLLDWVERKHPDEGLQAELFQLMISHYLVVVGNDDRLHPHLRRDFFHRAAEHYRRYLPTGGYPLPSGVTGLKHRLVGRGDWLAYSALRQAHRVAGRLRRSGPAVGAGTAPVNADEDPGRGAGAATMRDDGLATTERRDALAGGRLQ
- the pseI gene encoding pseudaminic acid synthase — encoded protein: MTATIKIGPHVVGAGERPFVVAEMSGNHNGDLNRALAIVDAVAESGAHALKLQTYRPDTITIDVDTPAFRISSGHELWGGENLYRLYERAHTPYEWHAPIFERARERGLTVFSSPFDATAVELLESLDAPAYKIASSELVDLPLIRLVASTGKPMVISTGMATVAEIDAAVRTARDGGAAGIVLLACTASYPAPPADSNLRRLPVLAGAFDVPVGLSDHTPGIGVAVASVALGACFIEKHVTLDRADGGVDSDFSLNPAELAALVAESGRAYAALGGTAIGPTPAEQEGLRFRRSLFVVEDVRAGDPVTAQNVRSIRPAGGLPPVEIDRVLGRTFATDVPRGTPLSWDLI